The following coding sequences lie in one Saccopteryx bilineata isolate mSacBil1 chromosome 5, mSacBil1_pri_phased_curated, whole genome shotgun sequence genomic window:
- the REST gene encoding RE1-silencing transcription factor, producing the protein MATQVMGQSSGGGGLFNGSGNIGMALPNDMYDLHDLSKAELAAPQLIMLANVALTGEVNGSCCDYLVGEERQMAELMPVGDNNFSDSDGEGLEESPEIKGEPSGLENMELESLELSVAEPQPVFEVSAAPEIYSTNKDLPPETPGTEDKCKNLKTKPFRCKPCQYEAESEEQFVHHIRVHSAKKFFVEESAEKQAKARESGSSTTEEGDFSKGPIRCDRCGYNTNRYDHYTAHLKHHTRAGDNERVYKCIICTYTTVSEYHWRKHLRNHFPRKVYTCGKCNYFSDRKNNYVQHVRTHTGERPYKCELCSYSSSQKTHLTRHMRTHSGEKPFKCDQCSYVASNQHEVTRHARQVHNGPKPLNCPHCDYKTADRSNFKKHVELHVNPRQFNCPVCDYAASKKCNLQYHFKSKHPTCPNKTMDVSKVKLKKTKKREADLPDNSNTNEKTETEQTKVKGDVAGKKHEKSVKVEKKDNASKEKRPCSNASMHVTTRTRKSAMETKKMDVHTGNSSEKTCKTKKGKRKMEAEAHSLQDPVNNEEPVTKKKKKTESKSKNSQEVPKGENKVENKKQNTCVKKSTKKKTLKNKSSRNGGKAAQKEAVERGPAQTEPSPPVGPPQRGPAQTEPPPPVGPPQRGPAQTEPPPPPPPPPAEPAVMEVVQKQPVQVEEPPPLTEPPPIDPPPLMEEPPVPKRSPRKDNKKEKSNTQSEMARKEQVLIEVGLVPVKDSQLLRETTGAQDFLPASSPPLPKENLKEEEPKDQKLLTECEGNEEAPLQKVEAEEADKSLSGFPAVTKESANISSSEQNLTVPEGETLDGKHQADSRLCEMDVDTSENKTENSPGKESAVEEPVSPLLPLPTEKGEAVSKTAVASPPVTMAVNESQEMDEDEGIHSHDGSDLSDNMSEGSDDSGLNGARPAPQETSRKNGKEAVAGKVAEGDFVCIFCDRSFRKEKDYSKHLNRHLVNVYFLEKAAKGQE; encoded by the exons ATGGCTACTCAAGTAATGGGGCAGTCTTCTGGAGGAGGAGGGCTGTTCAACGGCAGTGGCAACATTGGCATGGCTTTACCTAACGATATGTATGACTTACATGACCTCTCCAAAGCTGAATTGGCCGCTCCTCAGCTTATCATGTTGGCAAATGTGGCCTTAACTGGGGAAGTAAATGGCAGCTGCTGTGATTACCTAGTTGGAGAAGAAAGACAGATGGCAGAATTGATGCCTGTTGGGGATAACAACTTTTCAGATAGTGATGGAGAAGGACTTGAGGAGTCCCCGGAAATAAAGGGTGAACCCAGTGGACTGGAAAACATGGAACTGGAAAGTTTGGAACTAAGCGTTGCAGAACCACAGCCTGTGTTTGAGGTATCAGCTGCCCCAGAAATTTACAGCACAAATAAAGATCTTCCACCTGAAACACCTGGAACAGAGGACAAATGCAAGAACTTGAAGACCAAACCCTTTCGCTGTAAGCCATGCCAGTATGAAGCAGAATCTGAAGAACAGTTTGTGCATCACATCAGAGTTCATAGTGCCAAGAAATTTTTTGTGGAAGAAAGTGCAGAGAAGCAAGCAAAAGCCAGGGAATCTGGCTCTTCCACTACAGAAGAGGGAGATTTCTCCAAGGGCCCCATTCGCTGTGACCGTTGTGGCTACAATACCAATCGATATGATCACTATACTGCTCACTTGAAACACCACACCAGAGCTGGGGATAATGAGCGAGTCTACAAGTGCATCATTTGTACGTACACCACAGTAAGCGAGTATCACTGGAGAAAACACTTGAGAAACCATTTCCCAAGGAAAGTATACACATGTGgaaaatgcaattatttttcaGACAGGAAAAACAATTATGTTCAGCATGTTCGAACTCATACAG GAGAGCGCCCATATAAATGTGAACTTTGCTCTTACTCAAGTTCTCAGAAGACCCATCTAACTAGACATATGCGTACTCATTCAG GTGAGAAGCCATTTAAATGTGATCAATGCAGTTATGTGGCCTCTAATCAACATGAAGTAACTCGCCATGCAAGACAGGTTCACAACGGGCCTAAACCGCTTAACTGCCCGCACTGTGACTACAAAACAGCAGATAGAAGTAACTTCAAAAAGCATGTAGAGCTACATGTTAATCCACGGCAGTTCAATTGTCCTGTATGTGACTATGCAGCTTCCAAGAAGTGTAATCTGCAGTATCATTTCAAGTCTAAGCATCCAACTTGTCCTAATAAAACGATGGACGTTTCAAAAGTGAaactaaagaaaaccaaaaagcgAGAAGCTGACTTGCCTGATAATAGTAATACcaatgaaaaaacagaaacagagcagacAAAAGTAAAGGGTGATGTGGCTGGGAAGAAACATGAGAAGTCTGTAAAagtggagaaaaaagataatgcttCAAAGGAGAAAAGGCCTTGTAGTAATGCTTCAATGCATGTGACTACCAGAACTCGCAAATCAGCCATGGAAACGAAAAAGATGGATGTGCATACCGGAAACAGTTCAGAAAAAACCTGTAAAACTAAGAAAGGCAAAAGGAAGATGGAAGCTGAAGCCCATTCTTTACAAGATCCTGTTAATAATGAGGAACctgtgacaaaaaagaaaaagaagacagaaagcaAATCCAAAAATAGTCAGGAAGTGCCAAAGGGTGAGAACAAAGTagagaataaaaagcaaaatacttgcgtgaaaaaaagtacaaagaagaaaactctgaaaaataaatcaagtagAAATGGTGGTAAGGCTGCTCAGAAGGAGGCTGTTGAGAGGGGGCCTGCTCAGACAGAGCCATCGCCGCCCGTGGGGCCGCCTCAGAGGGGGCCTGCTCAGACAGAGCCGCCCCCGCCCGTGGGGCCACCTCAGAGGGGGCCTGCTCAGACAGAGCCTCCGCCTCCGCCACCTCCGCCGCCCGCAGAGCCCGCTGTGATGGAGGTTGTTCAGAAACAGCCTGTTCAGGTGGAGGAACCGCCGCCTCTTACGGAGCCTCCTCCCATCGACCCTCCTCCTCTTATGGAGGAGCCTCCAGTTCCCAAAAGGTCTCCTCGGaaagataataaaaaggaaaagtcgAACACGCAGAGTGAAATGGCACGAAAGGAGCAAGTCCTGATTGAAGTTGGCTTAGTGCCTGTTAAAGACAGTCAGCTTCTAAGGGAAACCACAGGTGCACAGGATTTCTTACCAGCATCATCACCACCGTTGCCAAAGGAAAACTTGAAAGAAGAGGAGCCGAAAGACCAAAAATTACTCACCGAATGCGAAGGAAACGAAGAAGCCCCTCTTCAAAAAGTAGAAGCAGAAGAGGCAGATAAGAGTTTATCTGGTTTTCCTGCTGTTACTAAGGAATCTGCCAATATTTCATCCTCTGAACAAAACTTGACTGTGCCAGAGGGTGAAACTTTAGATGGTAAACACCAGGCTGACTCCAGGCTTTGTGAAATGGATGTGGATACTAGtgagaacaaaacagagaattcCCCTGGAAAAGAGTCAGCAGTTGAAGAACCAGTTTCACCACTGCTTCCCTTACCAACAGAAAAAGGAGAAGCAGTGTCCAAAACTGCTGTGGCATCACCTCCTGTCACCATGGCAGTAAATGAGTCTCAGGAAATGGATGAAGATGAAGGCATCCATAGTCATGATGGAAGTGACCTAAGTGACAACATGTCAGAGGGTAGTGATGATTCTGGATTAAATGGGGCCCGGCCAGCTCCACAAGAAACTAgtaggaaaaatggaaaagaagccgTGGCAGGCAAGGTGGCTGAGGGAgattttgtttgtatcttctgtgATCGTTCTTTTAGAAAGGAAAAGGATTACAGCAAACACCTCAATCGCCATTTAGTTAATGTATACTTCCTTGAAAAAGCAGCTAAAGGGCAGGAGTAA